GATGGTCGGGCAGGGCTGGACGCTCGTGGCCGCGTCGGGCGACCGCGGCGCGTACGACGACTGCGCGACCAAGTCGGTCAGCTACCCGGCGAGCGACCCCGACGTCGTCGGCGCCGGTGGGACGCAGCTCACGCTGAATGCGGACTCGACGTACAACAGCGAGACCGCGTGGTCGGCCGGGCTGCCCGACTGCTTCGGCAACGACGGCGGCAGCGGTGGCGGCTGCAGCGCGCTGTTCTCGGCGCCCGCGTACCAGACGAACGAGCCGTGCGGCAGCGGCTCCCGCGCGGTGCCCGACCTCTCGCTCAACGCCGACTGGTTCAACACGCCCCAGAACACCTACGTCGAAGGAATGTGGTACCCGAACGGTGGCACGAGCATCGTCGCGCCCGAGCTCGCGGGGTTCTTCGCGCAGGAGAACGCGTACCTTTTGGCCGAGGGCAGCATCTGCGGCTCCGGCGCGTCCGCGTGCGCACCGATGGGCAACGCGAACTTCCCGCTGTATCGCGACGCGCTCCTTGGCGCACCCCACAATCCCTTCTACGACATCACGTCGGGATGCAACAGCAACTTCATCGGCACCGGATACTGCGCGGGCACGGGGGACGACCTCGTCACGGGATGGGGCTCCGCGAACATGCTGCAGCTCGCGTGGGGATTCAACTGGCGCCTGCTCGCCGACGCCGGCAAGCCGACCGTCGCGTTCTCGGGCGCGGTACCGCACGTGTGGTACCGAACCGACGAGCCGCTCGGCATCACGGTCGCCGACACCGGCGGCGGCTTCCCGGCGAGCGGGGTCGCGGGATTCAGCGCGGCGTGGAACACCGACCCCGGCGACCCGACGAGCGCGGCGGCGCCGGGCTCGGGCAACTCGTTCTACAAGGGACCCGAACACGTCAACACGACGAGCGAAACGCTCGATCTCGCGTTCCAGCTCCAGGGTTGCAACACGCTGAACGTCGAGGCGTGGGACAACATGGGGTATCAGTCGGGCGACGTCACCGACGGGCCGCTCTGTTTCGACTCGCAAGCACCGCTGATGTCCGCCCCGCCGTCGTCAGCGCTGGTCAAGAGCTCGTCGATCACGAACGGCAACGTGCCGGTGCGCATCAAGTGGTCCGCGTTCGACGCGACGAGCGGTGTGAAGAGCTACCGCGTCGACGAGAGCGTCGACGGCGGCGCGTACACCACTGTCGGCCGCGCGCTGCGCGCGACCTCGAAGGTGCTGAGCCTGCCCTCCGGTCACTCGTACCGGTTCCGCGTGCGCGCGACCGATCACGCGGGCAACGTGGGGCGATACTCGATCGGCAAGGTGTTCCACGTGCGATTGTTCGAAGAGAACAAGCCGGCCGTCGCCTACACGTCGGGCTGGACCCGCGTCGCGCAGCCGGGCGCGTCGGGGGGCTTCGTGCGGGAGACGACGCTCGCAGGCAGGAAGGCGACGTTCACGTTCTCGGGTGTGCAGGTCGGTTTCGTGACGACGACATCGCCGGACAACGGTGAGGCCAAGATCATGATCGACGGCCGGCGCGCCGGGGTCGTCGACACCGACGCGCCCGACGCCGCGGCGCAGATGCGGTTCGTCGAGACGCTGCCGGGTGCGGGGCCGCACACGTTCGTGGTGGACGGGCTGGGAACTGCCGGTCACCCGAACGTCGACGTCGACGCCTTCGTCGTGATCAGCTGACCTCGCTCAACGGTTCGGCGCGTCATCTTCGGGTCCCGGCCTCTTCACCGTCACGCGGCCCGCATGTCGGGCTTGAGCAAGACCTTCGTGTACCCGTCGACGCGTCGGTCGAACTTCTCGTACGCGTCGGGCGCGTCCTCGAGCGGGAGGTCGTGGCTCACGATGAAGCTCGGTCGCGCGCAGCCCGACACGATGAGATCGCGCAGGTACACGTTGTACTGCTTCACCGGTGCCTGCCCCATCTCGATCGAGACGCCCTTGTTCCACGCCTCGCCGAGTGAGATCGGGAAGCGGCCCTGCTTCGCGTCCTCGTCGACGCCACCGGGATCCTCGGGGAAGTACACGCCGATGAGGCCGATGTGCCCGGTCGGGTTCGTGAGCCGCACGACATCGTCGATCACCTGTGTCGGACGTTGCTCCTCACCCCAGTGCTCCCGGTCCCACGCCTCGTACCCGACCGCGTCGATCGCGCACATCACCCCGGGCATCTTCTCGCCCTGGTCGCCGCGCCGATCCTGCACCGAGCGGCGGTGCGGCTCGCGGAGATCGATGATCTGCTGGACGGGATCGCCCGCGCCCGCGTCGACCCCGACCGCGCCCTCGATCTGCGCGACGCGCTGCAGCCGTTCGGGCACCCGGTCGACGACGTAGATCTCCGACGCGCCGCGCAGGCGCGCGCTCAACGCGCTCAGCAGACCGACCGGTCCCGCGCCGAAGATCGCGACCGTGTCGCCGGCGCGGACGTGCGCCTGCTCGGTCGCGTGATACCCGGTCGGGAAGATGTCGGCGAGGAGCACGAAGTCGTCCTCGAGCTCGTCGCCCGCGGTTCCGGGCAACTGCAGGCAGTTGAAGTCGGCGTACGGGACTCGTACGAACTCGGCCTGACCACCGCGGTGCGGACCCATGCCCGAGTAGCCGTAGCCCGCGGAGTGACTGTGCGGATTCGTCGTCAGGCACGCGTTCGGGAAGCCGCGCGTGCAGTTGAAGCAGAAGCCGCACGCGATGTTGAACGGCAACACGACGCGGTCGCCCTTCGCGATCGTGCGCACGGCATCGCCGACCTCTTCGACGACGCCGAGGTTCTCGTGACCGAACACGACACCCGGCTCGACCGGCGCGCGTCCCTCGTACATGTGGAGGTCGCTGCCGCAGATCGCCGAGGTCGTCAGGCGCAGGACCGCATCCGTGGGCTCCACGATCTTCGCGTCCTCGACCTGCTCGACCGCGACCTCGTGCGGTCCCTTCCAGACGACGGCTCTCACATCGCACCTCCGCGCGCGCTCAATGGTCTTGGTTCGTATCGCCGGCCGCGCCCGGCGAGGGCGGCGTGTCCGGATCGGGCCACTCGCCGCCGCCCTCCATGTTCTCGACGCCGACGTTCATCTGCTGCGGTCGACGGACGTGCTCGCCGTCATCGACGGGCTCGCCGGTGTACAGCCGCTCGTCGCCTTCGAGCGGCGCCTCGGCCTCCGGCGGATCGACCGCCGGCACGTCGGCGGCGAACTCGCCACCCTCGGCTCCGGTCGGGCGGACGTCGTCATTCGGCAGCGCGGCGGACATGGCGGCATTGTGCCCGCGCGATCCGCGTGTTACTCGGGGACACGCGCAAGCGACGCACGCGCGACGACACGCGCTCCGTGGTTGCGCGACGTGCGCACCGGGAACATCTCACTTCGTGACAAGCGACACCGCGACGGAGGATCTCGTCGCCGACATCGCATCGCGACTCGGATCCCGACGCCTCGCGTGCGCAGAGTCGTGTACCGGCGGGCTGCTCGCGCAGATGTTCGCGAAGGCCACGGGCTCGATCGATTGGTTCCCGGGTGGCATCGTGACCTATCAGAAGGACGCGAAGGTCGCGCTGCTCGGACTCGAACCCGGACCGGTCGTGACGCACGCGGCGGCGCGGGCGATGGCCGCCGGGGCGGCGAAATTGTTCGGCTGCGAAGTTGCCGTGTCGATCACGTGCGCGGCCGGACCGGATCCGCTCGACGGCGTCGCCCCCGGAACGATCTTCGTCGGCACGTTCGTCGACGGGGAAGCGCGATCGCATCTGCACCGCATTCGCGGAAGCGTCGACATCGTGTGCCGTAGCGCGCGCGACTACGCGCTACGCGACCTGATGGTCGACCTCACCGCGTCGCGTCCCGCACCATCGACATCGACATCCACATCGACAGAACGGGCGGTACCATGCCGACCTTGAGCGACGCCGCCCACGCCTTGGTCTCGACCCACGGCACCAACCGCGCCCACGTCGCGGTGTGCTCGTGCGGCTGGGAGTCGACTCCGGCTTCCGAAGCGCACGCGCACGCGCGTTGGAGGATCCACCTCGGGAGCCAGAAGGCTGCCGCATCGTGCGCGCGCGCCGAAGTGACGATCAACGTCGCGCGCTCGAGGGTCGAAGAGCTGGTCGCGATCCGCACGAAGACGGCCACACGCCGCGCCGATCTCCGGGACCAACGCCGCCGGTTCGCCGCCGACGGCGAGCGGCGCAGGGAAGCCGCGCTGGATCCCCCGAACCCGTTCGATCGCGCGCAGATGCTCGAGCGCGCGCGCGAGATCGCGGGAATGTCGAGCACCGACCTGTGGTGCTCATACTTCGCGCTCGGCGGCGACCTGCAGCACGACTCGTTGACGGCCGTCCTCCAGGGACAGCGCACGACGAGTCATCGCGAGCTCAACCGCGTCGCCGTTGCGCTGAACGAGCGCTTCGCGGAAGAGGGCTTCGGCTACCCGCTCGACTACTGGCCGAACCGCTGACGCACTGACCCCTCAGACGCGTGTGGCCTCGTCCTCGATGAGGACGATGATGCCCTCGATCGCGCCGCCGCCGCCCATCAGCTGGGAGAGCCGCACGCGACACGTGATCCGCTGACCCCGGCGGTTCGTGGCTTCGCTCGTGATCGGATTCTCCGGACACTCGCCTGCCAGGCACGAGCGCACGGCCGCGCCGAGCACTTCCACGGGAAAGCCGATGTCGAGGCCGAAGAAACCGCGGCCTTCGACCTCCTCCGCGCGCAGTCCCCACATCTCGAACGAGAGACCGTTCCAGACGCGCACCTGAAGATCGCTGTCGAGGACGATCACGGAGGCCCCGAGGCTCGTGAGCATCGACTCCATGTACGCATTCACCTGGTTGAGGTCGCCGGTCCGGTCCCGCAGCTCGTCGTTGATCGTCTGGAGCTCTTCGTTCGTCGACGACAGCTCCTCGTTCATCGTCTCGAGCTCCTCGTTCGTCGACTGGAGCTCCTCGTTCGTCGTCTCGAGCTCCTCGATCGTCGACTGGAGCTCCTCGTTCGTCGTCTCGAGCTCCTCGTTCGACGACTGGAGCTCCTCGTACGCGGTCTCGAGCTCGCGGTGCGTCTCCTCGAGCTCTTCGGTGACGCGCCGGTGGTTCGTGACATCGGTGAACGACAGCAACACACCGACGTCGGAGTTCTCGATCTCGAGTGGCGTCACTCTGACGTCGAGGAACCGCGTGTCGTCGGGACCGAGGCGGTGGGCGACGCTCTCGAGCTCGATCTGCCGGCGGTGCAGCCGCGCCTGATCGATCGACGATCGCAGCTCGACCGGCCGGTACGAGAGCTCGAGGTCCTGGAACGGGCGGCCGAGGCTGTGGGGCGAGATCGAGAAGCGCTTGCGCGCCGCGGCGTTGGCCGCCAGCAAGTTGCCGGCCGCGTCGATCAGCACGTCGGAGCTCGGCGCGTGCTCGAACGCGATGTCGGAGAGCGGCGTCACCGAATGCTCGTAGGGCGTGTCGGGACGGCTCGCGAGCGTCAGCAGACGCGTGCTCATGGTCGGTTCCGAGTGCTTGCAGAAGATCCGTTGCTTGAGGTCGACGGGCTGGAAGGAGTCGCCGTGCCCCAGCAGCATCTCCGCCTTGCCGAGGACGAGGAAGCCGCCGTTCACGAGCGAGAACTGGAGCCGCTGCACGAGCCTTCTCTGCACGTCGGCGTTGAAGTACATCAGCGTGTTGCGACACATGAGCATCTGCACGCGTGGAATCGGTGCGTCCTGCAAGAGATCGTGACGGCCGAAGATCACGAGCCGCCGTAGATCGTTCGTGAACGCGCCGCCGCCGTTGGGACGCGCGTCGAAGTACTTCGCGCGGAGATCCTCGGGGATCGACTCGAGCTCGCGGCTCGTGTACACGGCGCGGCGCGCCTGCTCGAGCGCCTCGTTGTCGACGTCGGTCGCGTAGACCTTGACGCGCTCCTTCGCTTCGTCGATCCCCAGCGCCTCGGTGAGGAGCATCACCGCGGAGAAGGCCTCCTGACCCGTCGCGCAACCGGCGCTCCAGACGCGAATCTGCTCGTCGTCGCGCGCGACGAGCTGCGGGATGATCGTGTCGTTGATCGCGTTCCAGGTGTCGCCGTCGCGGAAGAACGATGTGAGATTGATCAGGATCGTGTTGAAGAGCGGCTCGAACTCCTCGGGGTGCACCTGGAGGTAATCGACGTAGTCCTCGTAGCTCTCGCAGTCGATCGTCTCCATGCGCTTCTCGATCCGGCGCGCGAGCGTGCCGCGCTTGTACCCGGTGAAGTCGAACGCCCGCGCGTTCTTCAGGTAGTCGAGTACCTCTTCGAGACCTTCTGACGGCTGTTCATTGGTGCCAACCACTACGCGTCCTTCGTCCCGGTCGCTTCGTTCGCGTCGCCGACGCCGAGCAGTCGTCGGAGCACTTCGACGTTCTCGCCCGTCTCGACGGCCTCGCTGTCGAACAGACGCGCGCTGATCGGACGGCGGGGGCGGGCGCGCTCGGCAAGCGCACGACTGAGCTCGGCGCGGTCTTCGAGCGCGCGCAGCGCCATCCAGAGCGCGTTCTCCACCGCCGTGTTCTGCTGGTCGAGCAGGCTCTCACCGGCCCACGCGTGGCCGACCCGGCACCGGAAGCGGAGCACGTCGGGGTCGTCGATGCGCCAGAGCACACCGTTGCAGTCGGGACACGGCCATTGCGACGGCCGTCCGGGATGGTCGTTCCCGACGCCCGGAGGTCCATCCTCCATCATGGCGACCTCCTCGATCATCTCGGCCGACGGGTCACCGCCGTCGGCCGTCACCGGCTCCTTCACGAGGCGGCTGAGCAGCGGGCCGATCTCGACCGCCGGGACGATGTGGTCGGCGCCGGCCTCGATCGCGTGGCGCGGCATCTCGGAATAGAGCGCGTCGTCGGGATCCTGCACGACGCCCACGCCGCCCTGGCGCCGAATCGCCGAGAGCCCCGCGGTCCCGTCGCTCAGGGACCCGGACAGCACGACACCGATCACGCGCTCGCCGAAGTACCGGGCCGCGCTGCGGAACAGCGGATCGGCCGCGGGGCGGGAGCCGTTCTCACGCGGACCCGCGCGCACCAGGACGCGGCCGCGGTGCAGCAGCAGGTGACGGTCGCCGACGCAGACGTACACGCGCCCGGAGCGCAGGGGCTCGCCGTCGACGGCGGCCCGCGCCGGCAGCGGGCCGGCGCGGTCGAGGATCGCCGGCAGGGCCGATCCGCCGCGCGCGGGCATGTGCACCACCACGCACACGATGGCGTCGAAATCCTCGGGCAGTCCTGCGAAGACGGCTTTGAGCGCCTCGATCCCGCCCGCCGAGGCCGCGATGACGACCACATCGCGTCTCGCCATCCTTGCCTCCTTCGGTGCGGACGACCCTACCCGTGCGTGCCGCTTCTCGACCCTTCCCGGGGCGTCGTCAGTCGACCGTGGGGATGTCACCGGTCTCGACGACGTACGCGGCGATCTCGCGCAGCTTGATATTGCGGTGCTGCGACGCGCGCCGCAGCACCTCGAACGCTTCGCGCTCGTTCAAACCCGCGCGCGCCATCACGATCCCCTGCGCCTGTCCGATGACCGTGCGGCTGTCGAGGCCGCGACGCAGCTGCTCGGCAAGCTCGTGCTCGCGCAAGTGACGCTGCAGCGCGCTCAGCGCGAGTGACACGTGCGTCGCGAAGACGACGCCGTGTGCCCGATCGATCCGATCGAACGCCATTCCGGGCGCGCCATAGAAGACCAATGCCTTCGGCTCGTCGGTGCCGTCCTCGATCGACGTCGCCAACACCGGTCCGGCGCCCCACGCGCCCCGTGCGAGCGCCGGCCAACGCCGGTCGTCCGATAGGTCGGGGACATAGACCGACTGGCCCGTGTCGAGCACGTCGACCGCGGGCCCCTGTTCGAGTGTGAGGTTCAACTCGTTCAACCGATGAGCTTCGGGGTCGGAGGCCGCGATCGAGGTGAGCCGACCGTCCCGGCGCGCGACGACGCCGGCCCGCGCACACGGAACGACCGTGGTCGTCGCGAGCCGCACCGCGAGCGCGAGCAACTCGGTGAGGTGTTCCGCTTCGGAGAACACGGCCGCTACCGCGGCGAACGACGCCGCGGCATCGACGCGGGCGACTTCTTCGTTCACTCTGCGGACGATACCCCCGTGCGAGCCGCGGCGCCGCCCGGCTCCCCGAGGCCATCGCACGACCGGCATACGCAGCCTTTTTGTCGTCGCCTCGGATGGACATCGTCGACCTCAGAGGTCCACCGCCGGCTTCTCGCGCGCTTGCTCGCGCGCGACCCCGCGCCGGCCGACCTGCATGAGGCGCAGCCCGGTCACCAGGACGATGCCACCGAGCACGTTGCCGAGCGCGGCCCACCCGAACATCGCGAGCCAGTGCGCGTACCCGAATGCCGCGCCCGCGTGCAGCGCCGCGAACGCCTCGATCGAGATCACGATCGCGTGCTGGACCGGCAGTCCCGCGAGCAGGAACGCGATCGCCCACGCCGACGCGATCTTCGCCGGCACCGAGTCGGTGCCGCGCTCCATCCACGTCATCACCGTGATGAGCACACCGCCGACGATCGCGCTCGCGAACGCCTGCCGGCCGACACCGATGCGCATCGACTCGAAGCCGACCGCGCGCGCGGTGTTGCGCAGCGGCGGGAACGCCATCATCGCCAGCCCCATCGCGATCCAGCCACCGATGAGATTGAACAGCGCGGTGCCGGCCCACAGGCGCAGCACCGACCACCACGGCGCGTCCTTCGCGACGACCGTCATGATCGGAACGAGGAAGTTCTCCGTGAAGAGCTCGCTGTTCGCGAGCGTGAGCGCGAGGA
This genomic window from Acidimicrobiia bacterium contains:
- a CDS encoding chemotaxis protein CheB, whose product is MARRDVVVIAASAGGIEALKAVFAGLPEDFDAIVCVVVHMPARGGSALPAILDRAGPLPARAAVDGEPLRSGRVYVCVGDRHLLLHRGRVLVRAGPRENGSRPAADPLFRSAARYFGERVIGVVLSGSLSDGTAGLSAIRRQGGVGVVQDPDDALYSEMPRHAIEAGADHIVPAVEIGPLLSRLVKEPVTADGGDPSAEMIEEVAMMEDGPPGVGNDHPGRPSQWPCPDCNGVLWRIDDPDVLRFRCRVGHAWAGESLLDQQNTAVENALWMALRALEDRAELSRALAERARPRRPISARLFDSEAVETGENVEVLRRLLGVGDANEATGTKDA
- a CDS encoding CinA family protein; protein product: MTSDTATEDLVADIASRLGSRRLACAESCTGGLLAQMFAKATGSIDWFPGGIVTYQKDAKVALLGLEPGPVVTHAAARAMAAGAAKLFGCEVAVSITCAAGPDPLDGVAPGTIFVGTFVDGEARSHLHRIRGSVDIVCRSARDYALRDLMVDLTASRPAPSTSTSTSTERAVPCRP
- a CDS encoding protease pro-enzyme activation domain-containing protein — translated: MRAGAFSRRARRVVAVSTAALCGGFALPAAVAAAPAASSTTSPTNAATEAAGSQTLLAVRDHSARDLGAYGTANPIRLSIGLRPPHPAAEQKYLDALQDESSPDFHHYLSTAQWTARFGPSAAAQQKVVAWAKAAGITVTHLYPNRLVVDVTGTAGAVEHALGVQIENYRLGTQSFFANNANPVVPAALASIVGSISGLNDRQNMHPSSPTPHEPANRAYVAGPVVARGPHGAANGSRTKLRAATSARRAGPNITSDAYDPTDIYSSQAYDYTALSALGHCCNPLGNAASSPAQTSIAIATFGAQDMNDIAAFHTQYPYLAYNVQEVNIDGTPEFGDTEGTMDIEWSTATSNSFGANADTAKVYAYDAANFDDSTIIDQYNAMLNDNLARVFSTSWSCTEITGCPASMITQEHAIFDEMVGQGWTLVAASGDRGAYDDCATKSVSYPASDPDVVGAGGTQLTLNADSTYNSETAWSAGLPDCFGNDGGSGGGCSALFSAPAYQTNEPCGSGSRAVPDLSLNADWFNTPQNTYVEGMWYPNGGTSIVAPELAGFFAQENAYLLAEGSICGSGASACAPMGNANFPLYRDALLGAPHNPFYDITSGCNSNFIGTGYCAGTGDDLVTGWGSANMLQLAWGFNWRLLADAGKPTVAFSGAVPHVWYRTDEPLGITVADTGGGFPASGVAGFSAAWNTDPGDPTSAAAPGSGNSFYKGPEHVNTTSETLDLAFQLQGCNTLNVEAWDNMGYQSGDVTDGPLCFDSQAPLMSAPPSSALVKSSSITNGNVPVRIKWSAFDATSGVKSYRVDESVDGGAYTTVGRALRATSKVLSLPSGHSYRFRVRATDHAGNVGRYSIGKVFHVRLFEENKPAVAYTSGWTRVAQPGASGGFVRETTLAGRKATFTFSGVQVGFVTTTSPDNGEAKIMIDGRRAGVVDTDAPDAAAQMRFVETLPGAGPHTFVVDGLGTAGHPNVDVDAFVVIS
- a CDS encoding protein-glutamate O-methyltransferase CheR — its product is MVGTNEQPSEGLEEVLDYLKNARAFDFTGYKRGTLARRIEKRMETIDCESYEDYVDYLQVHPEEFEPLFNTILINLTSFFRDGDTWNAINDTIIPQLVARDDEQIRVWSAGCATGQEAFSAVMLLTEALGIDEAKERVKVYATDVDNEALEQARRAVYTSRELESIPEDLRAKYFDARPNGGGAFTNDLRRLVIFGRHDLLQDAPIPRVQMLMCRNTLMYFNADVQRRLVQRLQFSLVNGGFLVLGKAEMLLGHGDSFQPVDLKQRIFCKHSEPTMSTRLLTLASRPDTPYEHSVTPLSDIAFEHAPSSDVLIDAAGNLLAANAAARKRFSISPHSLGRPFQDLELSYRPVELRSSIDQARLHRRQIELESVAHRLGPDDTRFLDVRVTPLEIENSDVGVLLSFTDVTNHRRVTEELEETHRELETAYEELQSSNEELETTNEELQSTIEELETTNEELQSTNEELETMNEELSSTNEELQTINDELRDRTGDLNQVNAYMESMLTSLGASVIVLDSDLQVRVWNGLSFEMWGLRAEEVEGRGFFGLDIGFPVEVLGAAVRSCLAGECPENPITSEATNRRGQRITCRVRLSQLMGGGGAIEGIIVLIEDEATRV
- a CDS encoding GAF and ANTAR domain-containing protein gives rise to the protein MNEEVARVDAAASFAAVAAVFSEAEHLTELLALAVRLATTTVVPCARAGVVARRDGRLTSIAASDPEAHRLNELNLTLEQGPAVDVLDTGQSVYVPDLSDDRRWPALARGAWGAGPVLATSIEDGTDEPKALVFYGAPGMAFDRIDRAHGVVFATHVSLALSALQRHLREHELAEQLRRGLDSRTVIGQAQGIVMARAGLNEREAFEVLRRASQHRNIKLREIAAYVVETGDIPTVD
- a CDS encoding glutathione-independent formaldehyde dehydrogenase, whose translation is MRAVVWKGPHEVAVEQVEDAKIVEPTDAVLRLTTSAICGSDLHMYEGRAPVEPGVVFGHENLGVVEEVGDAVRTIAKGDRVVLPFNIACGFCFNCTRGFPNACLTTNPHSHSAGYGYSGMGPHRGGQAEFVRVPYADFNCLQLPGTAGDELEDDFVLLADIFPTGYHATEQAHVRAGDTVAIFGAGPVGLLSALSARLRGASEIYVVDRVPERLQRVAQIEGAVGVDAGAGDPVQQIIDLREPHRRSVQDRRGDQGEKMPGVMCAIDAVGYEAWDREHWGEEQRPTQVIDDVVRLTNPTGHIGLIGVYFPEDPGGVDEDAKQGRFPISLGEAWNKGVSIEMGQAPVKQYNVYLRDLIVSGCARPSFIVSHDLPLEDAPDAYEKFDRRVDGYTKVLLKPDMRAA
- a CDS encoding formate/nitrite transporter family protein, producing MPEPDGRQARATAPSSRDDVDENEVVTQSVQETFRRSVDEGVLRLERPLPALVATGLVGGLDVSIGVIALLLVESKTQNHLLGSLAFGIGFLALTLANSELFTENFLVPIMTVVAKDAPWWSVLRLWAGTALFNLIGGWIAMGLAMMAFPPLRNTARAVGFESMRIGVGRQAFASAIVGGVLITVMTWMERGTDSVPAKIASAWAIAFLLAGLPVQHAIVISIEAFAALHAGAAFGYAHWLAMFGWAALGNVLGGIVLVTGLRLMQVGRRGVAREQAREKPAVDL